Proteins encoded within one genomic window of Neorhizobium galegae bv. orientalis str. HAMBI 540:
- a CDS encoding ABC transporter ATP-binding protein: MALALVNSFAPPIRLDHTGRTEEPIIDARNVAVNFKVEHGTVEAVKDISFQLYRGETIAIVGESGSGKSVTARTVMGLLSKRAVVSPQSTVAYDGANILKFSERERRKLRGDRISMIFQEPMSSLNPIYTIGSQIIEAIRVHRRMSRKQAEARALELLRHVQIPDPEARLRQYPHQLSGGQRQRVMIAMALSNNPDVLIADEPTTALDVTVQAQILNLIRNLQKELRMAVILITHDLTVVRQFSDYVYVMQHGEMCEHNTTEKLFANPQHTYTKHLLASEPRGQANPLPEGSDVILDAKGVRVSFMLRHGTFFKPELRELVAVDSLDLTLRRHETLGLVGESGSGKTTFGQALLRLNDTDSGEIYFDRQPIHGRSRVEMRPLRSRMQVVFQDPFSSLNPRMTIGQIIEEGLVVNKLGATKAERLDRVREALIAAGMPGNILSRFPHEFSGGQRQRIAIARAIALEPEFILLDEPTSALDLSVQAQIIELLRKLQDERGLSYLFISHDLKVVRALCHRVIVMQHGKIIEEGPVDEVLSHPKTAYTERLVKAAFEVA; the protein is encoded by the coding sequence ATGGCTCTCGCACTCGTCAACAGCTTCGCCCCGCCCATCCGCCTCGACCATACCGGGCGCACGGAAGAGCCGATCATCGATGCCCGCAACGTCGCCGTGAACTTCAAGGTCGAGCACGGCACGGTGGAGGCCGTGAAGGACATCTCCTTCCAGCTCTACCGCGGCGAGACGATCGCCATCGTCGGCGAATCCGGATCGGGCAAGTCGGTAACCGCACGCACCGTCATGGGGCTGCTGTCGAAACGCGCCGTGGTGTCGCCGCAATCGACGGTCGCCTATGACGGCGCCAATATCCTGAAATTCTCCGAACGTGAGCGCCGCAAGCTGCGCGGCGATCGTATCTCGATGATCTTCCAGGAGCCGATGAGCTCGCTGAACCCGATCTACACGATCGGCAGCCAGATCATCGAGGCCATTCGCGTGCATCGCCGGATGAGCCGGAAACAGGCAGAGGCCCGTGCACTTGAATTGCTGAGGCATGTGCAGATTCCGGACCCGGAAGCCCGCCTGCGGCAATATCCGCATCAGCTCTCCGGGGGGCAGCGCCAGCGCGTGATGATCGCCATGGCGCTGTCGAACAATCCAGACGTGCTGATCGCCGACGAGCCGACGACGGCGCTCGACGTTACCGTACAGGCGCAGATCCTCAACCTCATCCGCAATCTCCAGAAGGAATTGCGGATGGCGGTGATCCTGATCACCCACGACCTGACCGTCGTGCGGCAGTTCTCCGATTATGTCTATGTCATGCAGCATGGCGAGATGTGCGAGCACAACACGACCGAAAAGCTCTTCGCCAATCCGCAGCATACCTATACCAAGCACCTTCTCGCCTCCGAGCCCCGCGGCCAGGCCAATCCGCTGCCGGAGGGCTCCGACGTCATTCTCGACGCCAAGGGCGTGCGCGTCTCTTTCATGCTGCGCCACGGCACCTTCTTCAAGCCGGAGCTGAGGGAGCTTGTCGCGGTCGACAGCCTCGATCTGACGCTTCGCCGCCATGAAACGCTGGGACTTGTCGGCGAGTCCGGTTCGGGCAAGACAACGTTCGGACAGGCGCTTCTGCGGCTGAACGACACCGACAGCGGCGAGATCTATTTCGACCGGCAGCCGATCCACGGCCGTTCGCGCGTCGAAATGCGACCGTTGCGCTCGCGCATGCAGGTGGTCTTCCAGGATCCGTTCTCGTCGCTCAATCCGCGCATGACGATCGGCCAAATCATCGAGGAAGGGCTTGTCGTCAACAAGCTCGGTGCGACGAAGGCCGAACGTCTCGACCGCGTGCGCGAGGCGCTCATCGCAGCTGGCATGCCGGGCAACATCCTGTCGCGCTTCCCGCACGAGTTTTCGGGCGGCCAGCGGCAGCGTATCGCCATTGCCCGAGCCATCGCGCTCGAGCCCGAATTCATCCTGCTCGACGAACCCACCTCGGCTCTCGATCTCTCGGTTCAGGCGCAGATCATCGAACTCTTGCGCAAGCTGCAGGACGAGCGGGGCCTCAGCTACCTTTTCATCTCGCACGATCTGAAGGTCGTGCGTGCCCTCTGCCACCGGGTCATTGTCATGCAGCACGGCAAGATCATCGAAGAGGGTCCCGTCGACGAAGTTCTATCCCACCCCAAGACCGCCTACACCGAACGGCTCGTCAAGGCCGCTTTCGAGGTAGCATAA
- a CDS encoding ABC transporter permease, with amino-acid sequence MLAFDSSPRLPHEQMSLEQTAKNGPHGNESYMALVWRRLRRSWTGMIGLILVGLLLIMAIFAEFFAPMDPKATDVGFAPPQIMSFHDKDGNIVFQPRVYGQTESAELDPVTFQPVVGPDYDNPNRLGFFVAGAEYRLFGLIPTNRHFFGSTTGQPVHFLGTDKFGRDVLSRAIIGSRISLTIALTVVFIVTVIGTTVGMVSGYFGGSFDTWVQRFVEIVLAFPQLPLYLALTSLIPVTAPTNVFLGFVIVVMSALGWAQMSREVRGKTLALARIDYVRAAMAVGATDRRIIFQHIFPNVMSHVIVAVTLHIPSVVLLESFLGFLGFAVKPPLISWGLMLQDTANYSVIGTYPWILAPVGFVLITVFAFNALGDGLRDAVDPY; translated from the coding sequence ATGCTCGCCTTCGACTCCTCCCCGCGATTGCCCCACGAGCAGATGTCCCTCGAACAGACGGCCAAGAACGGGCCGCACGGCAATGAAAGCTACATGGCGCTGGTCTGGCGCCGGCTGCGGCGCTCCTGGACCGGAATGATCGGCCTCATCCTCGTCGGATTGCTGCTCATCATGGCGATCTTCGCGGAGTTCTTCGCGCCGATGGATCCGAAGGCGACGGATGTGGGCTTTGCCCCGCCGCAGATAATGAGCTTCCACGACAAGGACGGCAACATCGTCTTCCAGCCGCGCGTCTATGGACAGACCGAGTCCGCAGAGCTCGATCCCGTGACGTTTCAGCCGGTCGTCGGCCCCGACTACGACAACCCTAACCGTCTCGGCTTCTTCGTGGCAGGCGCAGAGTACAGGCTGTTCGGACTGATCCCGACGAACCGCCATTTCTTCGGTTCCACCACCGGCCAGCCGGTGCATTTCCTCGGCACCGACAAGTTCGGCCGCGACGTGCTGTCGCGCGCCATCATCGGCTCGCGGATTTCGCTGACGATCGCGCTCACCGTCGTCTTCATCGTCACGGTGATTGGCACCACGGTCGGCATGGTATCCGGCTATTTCGGCGGTTCGTTCGATACCTGGGTACAACGCTTCGTCGAAATCGTCCTCGCCTTTCCGCAGCTGCCGCTCTATCTGGCGCTGACCTCGCTCATCCCAGTGACGGCGCCGACCAACGTTTTCCTCGGCTTCGTCATCGTCGTGATGTCGGCGCTCGGCTGGGCGCAGATGTCGCGCGAGGTACGCGGCAAGACGCTGGCGCTCGCCCGCATCGACTATGTTCGGGCGGCCATGGCCGTCGGCGCGACCGACCGGCGGATCATCTTCCAGCACATCTTTCCGAACGTCATGAGCCACGTGATCGTCGCCGTCACGCTGCATATCCCGAGCGTCGTGCTGCTCGAATCCTTCCTCGGCTTCCTCGGTTTCGCGGTGAAGCCGCCGCTGATCTCCTGGGGACTGATGCTACAGGACACGGCAAACTACTCCGTGATCGGCACCTATCCCTGGATCCTGGCGCCGGTCGGGTTCGTGCTCATCACGGTTTTTGCGTTCAATGCGCTCGGCGACGGGCTGCGCGACGCAGTCGATCCTTATTGA